The sequence TGAGGAACCAACTCTAGATTTCATCAAGAGTAGGCACTGAATGAGGGCATGAGGCAAAAGAATGGTTGATAAGCCTAAAGGATTATGTTGCCTGCATGTAAGAACTGTACTGATAAAGACCAGGGAGCCAATAGAGTGGGAAAAACTAAAAACTGTATATTGCAAGCAGTTGTAAAAGTTGGCCAACTCCACATGGAGATCCCCGGTAGCTTGAATAAAGGAGGAACTAGGAAGTAATCGCTAGGTTTGCATTTTGTGTACAACTTTGTCGAACTTTATGAACATGAAATCTTAATGAGAAATTTTGAATGGCAAAGGAGAATTCGTCTACTGGGTTCAGCTCTGGATGAAGAAACGGTTCCAACGTGTTCCGACCATGGAGAGGTACCATGTTCTCAGAAAAAGGATTTGAGAAAGGAGCTAACTACAAAAATGGGTATTTGTTTGAGATTAAAGGAATCTCAACATCATCAGGCTCCAACTCAGCACACAACTTCAATATACTATTCATTCGGAATCTGCTGTTTCTAGTGACTTCTCAATGAAAAATGTCAAGAAAAATTCATCGTCAAACCATGCAAGCCAGAACAATGTAGATAGACTGAGATCAGAAGGCAATTTCACTGCCTAGATAGATAGTAAACTTTACCAAGAACCTTAAATGTAATAGTACCCTACAGAGCTCCTTTTAGATTCTGCCCTCAGGTGTCATTAAAACAGTGCATGGGCAATGAATGTTTTAGCCACCAAAATCCCCTAATACATTTTCAGCACCTAAGCCTCAACTTCTATTTCAATTTATATACCTTATCATTGATTTAAGCAATACTACATCCCTCCCCCACCTTGATCTGAATTATAGACACTACAGCAGCCACACAGAATTCCCTTTTTGGCCACAAAGATTGGTGACACTCTCTTAATACATCAATTCAGAGAAGAACAGAGTGCTAAACCTGGAATAGCGTCGCTGTATGTCCTTCCAAATGGTTCTCTAAAATTCATCTCTCTCTGAAAGCAACGTTCTTTTCAAAGATGCGTTAGCTTTTGCTGGAACATATCAAATCTTCAGGGATGAAAGAAGCACATGAACATGCAGACAACAGGGTTTTAATAACAGGCACTGGTGCAGCAAGGCATATCTTTCTCAAAAGTGATGGAAAAAGACTAGTTGAGGAGAATGATACCAATAATATCTTGAGTAGGCACTCAGTAGCTGACTGATGAAATCTTCCAGAAACTAATTGTGCAAACCAATGGCAAGGAAAAGCTTTATGTGACAAATTTCATCTAATCATGGTGATGGCCAACACGTTGGCTCAGTCCTACATTAACTTCCTCCATATAATGCCAATCTTTTTCTGCAGTTTGGGTTGGTGAGTTGGCTTTTATACATCTTCATTCAACCtgcttgtttttctctctccagCATTAAGCGGTAAGCCAAAGACCTGGGCAAGTCAACCAAAATGAAGGGGGCAAATGAACTAGTTCTAGTGTTTATTGTCAACTTAACCAAATTGATCAATAGACTTCATAAGTGAAGTAAAATAGGGTTTAGTTCAGCTTTCCGTTAACGCCAACAAACGAATCACAACGTATGTATTTATACAGTTTATGCAAGTCCTTTCACAACAGTTTGATGTATGCAATGTTATTCCTAATAAGAAATAAGAGATCGCTTAAATGCGTCACAGGTGGCTTATTCTTAAAGCGAAATAGTTCTAGCAATTGCATCCATACAAATGACCAGGCTGAAACAACATTTTCCATGGTGTTTCTAAATCTTCAATATTGGAGAATATCTAACTGATTAATGATCAACGAAATTAGCATCTGGATATAGCCCCAAAAATATTTCGAACTTTATTTCACAGAATGTACAGATTTTACAGAGGCGGTGCAGTATTACCATGAATTCAGGTTATAATGCACCATCTTTAGGAAGCAGATGAGCTGAAACTCCAATATAACAAGTACAATTATCTCTTCTCCTGCAAAACCAATTGCCAGAAACCATAACTAATGATTCAAACAAtccaaagaacatgaaattaattaaaaattttgaagaggAAATTTTGAAGAGGAAAAGAATATTACATCTCAAGATTCAAAAACATGAAGATTCAGGGACATCAGGAACTTTGTATGCTTCTGCTGTAACTTCCTTTAGCCACAATCCTGGGAAAATTGACTGCAAAACAGACAGAAAAAGAGAACTAAATTACCCatggaaattttaaaaaaaaaatacggtTTTCCCTAAAAGGAATCTATAACTCTCAACTCCACATTTGATGGCTCAGAAAACAAATGGAAAAGAAAGTAGAACAAAAGTACAATAtaagaaacactaaattctGCCAggtctcgattaaaaaaaaaaaacttcatgtCTTCATGGAAGATATGGAACTCAAATCACGAAACGCAGATTCCAAAGTTCGTTTCTTTTCTTGCCCACACATTTTCTCATCAAccaaacataaattaaaaaataaaaaaaaaacccaccacAAAAACAGAACAAACAACACCAATGAAGCAATTCCTTACATCAAGGTGCCTCTGTACTATCCGAGCCCTCTTCTTTGGCCTCCTAGGAGGCCTAATCCGGAGCATCACCGCGAAATCCTCCTCGATCTCCTCCTTCAACAGGGACACCGACAACTtcactctcttcttcttcttctcctcatcATCCCTCTTCTCCTCCACTACCACCTTCTCCTCCTTTGTATCCACAAAAACACTCGCCGTCCTCCCATCCTTGCAAGCCGCGGCCCTTCTAGTCCTCAAATTCCATGGCTTCGCAGAAGCATCAATACAGCCTCTCTCTTCAACAACAGAGACTCTTGGTCTCTTCTTCAAGAATCCAAGATCGGGTTTGAGCTTATCGTGAATTGGGTTTATAAATAGAGATCGGTTCAAGTCTTCGGAGTCCTTGACACAGCGAAGGTATCTACAAGAGCCCCAATTGGGGAGTGGCAAAGAGAAGTTGTGGAGTGACCTTGAATTCGATCTCTCTGGCTCCATCGCCATTAATCCTAAAACTTTTGACTCTCTTTGTCGTTGTCCTCTCTGTGTCTGCGGCGTCTCtgtaagaaaaaagaaatttgtaTGCACAAAGAGATTATAAAAAGGCCTTATTTTCGCCGGGAAATtgatggagagagagagtgtgtgtgtctTAACGTTCGGGTGACTTATGGGTGTTTCAAAGTTTCCTCCTcctatttcatttcatttcttttctcttttttttatattatttttgagTGACGTCATAAATTTGgcctttttttagaaaaaattttGTCCATGAATTATGAACATTTAAGTAACTCATGAAGTTCGAATTTGAACTCGTAAACTCTCAATTGGAAAGATTTATTCTCAACCAATTCGGTCAATATATCATCCACTCTAAGCTTAAGATTACGATTTTGTATTTAAAAAAGACTCTTCGACGATTTTTGTACTTAAAAAGGGACCCTCTTAGTTGAAAGGATTGATTTTGTACTTAACGTTGTTCGTAGAGATAGCTTGATATATTCAAACCCACTCTCTTTATCAGGGAGACCTAGACAAAAGAAAGCAACAACATAACGAAAAGACTCAATCTCATGGACATATTTCCTCATAATCATGTAAGATTTTCACAACTGCTTTGAAACAAACAGAAAACCTAATGCACCAGGACCAGATTCTATGTGCAGTCATGGGAAGCAGCAGTTCTATAAATCACCGGGCTTGGATGCTCAATCGTTGCCATCTTCGTCCCGAttatataagtaaaaaaaattgcaaaaacttCAAAGAGCTATAGCAGAAATTAATCATTGTGTAACACGTTTAAGAACTGCCAGCAGCCTAGTTCAAGGGAAAATTGAATTGCCTCACTATACACTTGtatacatacaaaaaaaaaagttgtgtgTAATTGCCGGAGAAAAGAAATCCCTGCTTAATGTGATGTAGGGCAGTTCGGATTTGCTGCCTCGCTCTTGATCACTCGGGTGTTGTATGATCCACAGAATCCACACTTATGATATAACCAGTGGAAGCGTGAGACGCCCTTTCGATCACAATCATTGCAGAGTATGTCCTAGATTGTCATGTCAATGTGAGTGAACGTCAAAAAATGGGTCAAGATGAGAAATTCCACAGTTCAAAAAATGCAGCAAGCATACAATTTGTACAAGAGGGGAAACTAGTTGTGGAAATCCTATATTTATATAATCAATGCATTATAACAGTAAATAAAATGAGTAGATTCCGCTTAGCATATTTGGTCATAATCGCTAATTCTACAAAGGGAAGATGGCTCGAtgagaaaaggggaaaaaagggaaaaaaaaaatacgtgAGAATTTTTTGAGCAAAATTGACAGTAAATCAAAGACATGGTGATGAAAGTGTCAAAAAAAACATGGGAATTTTCTAAATTGTGATTTACGAGTAACATTTCATATTACTACCATCGACATTGTGAGAAAACCCTTAATCTTGTATAATTGCGTGGGCTTGCACATAACTTGTATGAAGCTAACAAAAGAAAAGTTATGCCAAGCATTCAAAGCCTATCAAAGTTGATATGCTAAAGTTTTAGACAAAAGGCACGTTAATGTCACCAAAATTATACATTTTGCACATGAAACATATAAATAATGTATTTGATCTTTCTATATAAATAACTCAGTAAAATTCAGTAGAGAGCAAACTAGATGTATTCTcatacaaacacatattgaatgtACCTGACAACGATCTCTATATTCCTCGGGAAGCTCCTCCGCGGCCAACAAAGCATCAAGCATACCAAAATAAACCTGGAAGGTTTTACAATACAGAAATAACATATTACACCATGACACAAGCAGCAAATTAGAAAGATAAGCCAGCAAAAGTTCGAAACATAAGCATAGAACACCATTCTGCACACAtttactttctatttttttggaggaatgaatgaatgatgTTTCAGTGGGACGAGTAAACATTAAAACGATCTACAGTTCTGTCTCAATGCTACTAAACATAAATACTTTTTCCTACAACTTATTACCACAATCCAGTACACTGATGTATTATTACATTACTAATCAATAGGCAGGTTACATAAACAacataacaacaaaaaaatgattTCTTACTGCCATATCTCCCATGGATTTGCTGCAAATTGGGCAGGTGTAGTGACTGCAAGCATAGGCCTAGCAGAAGATAAGGTGTAGTATTATTGTTAAACCAGTCCTCCCAAAACCATTTCAAGGCGGAAACAATTCGAATGAGACAAAAATGCAAGCAGAAGGGGGATATtgcaataaaacataaaaacctGAAAGCAAGCTGAATGCATGTAATGGCCACAAGGTAGAGCTCTGACTGTTGCACTTGACGTGAACAGGAAATCACAGCAAATGGGACAGTTTGTTTCTAACCCTTTCTCCAGACACTTGTGGTTCACCAACTTAATCCCCAAACAACAATTGCAGGTCATGCAATGGAAGTAATCAATGCCAAGACCCTTCCCAACACGGCATAAATTGCAAAATGGGCAATGATATACAGCcctaaacaaagaagaaaatgaacagATAAGATGTGTACAAGAATTCATAAACATGCAATATGAATGTGCTTTAGAGCTTTAAGAGCCTCAATATAGGAGAACTTGAAATATTAGTGAGCCCAAAGGAGTTGCTGGTGCTATGTGGACCAACGTTGTTCCAAGGAAGATAAGAACAATGTCTTCATACTAGTCTTTGTCTACAAACACCAGAACCACAAAATTGCATCCTTCACAGAGgcattaaaacaccaaattTTCTATAACATACACCCAAATGAAGGCAGTTTCTTCAGAAAAGGCATGTCATGTCAGCCTAATTGTCAGGCGTTGCGGACGTCATAGACCAGCTAGAGATGAACAAGCACACTTGATTgattaaaaaggtaaacaactcccatgcacaaggctcccgcagtaggCAGGTCAGGGATAGATAGGATTATGTAGACCTTAACCCCCACATGATATTTGGAGAGGCTCTTGCTAAGAATTGAAcacgtgacctctaggttgcacccctgcaattGTACCATTGGGTCACATGGGGTGCAACTGTACCACTGGGTCACATGTTCGCTTGTAAGCACACATGATTGACTATTACTTACAATTCAGGTTTTTCCATTTTCGCTGCTCTCAAAATGGAaagatataaaattataaataacaaAGCTGCTtcataccaacaaaaaaaaaaaactaacaataAAGAATAAAAATCAGCAGACACAAGTTCAATAGTTGAACAAATCCTTAGTTTAAAGTATCTGTTGTTCGTTTACTTGTTTCGTAATAAGAAACAGAAAATAGCAGTGAAGAAGAATTCTACTGCACTCCTCATTCGTCAAATTTATTGACTTAAATACTTGACAACTCTCAATTTGCCAAACACACGTACCTTTCATCATCAAAAAATTTGCATATGTTACAATAGTACTTTGCCATTGAAAGTCCATCACATGTTGGAGTCGTGCAG is a genomic window of Tripterygium wilfordii isolate XIE 37 chromosome 16, ASM1340144v1, whole genome shotgun sequence containing:
- the LOC119981415 gene encoding uncharacterized protein LOC119981415; the protein is MAMEPERSNSRSLHNFSLPLPNWGSCRYLRCVKDSEDLNRSLFINPIHDKLKPDLGFLKKRPRVSVVEERGCIDASAKPWNLRTRRAAACKDGRTASVFVDTKEEKVVVEEKRDDEEKKKKRVKLSVSLLKEEIEEDFAVMLRIRPPRRPKKRARIVQRHLDSIFPGLWLKEVTAEAYKVPDVPESSCF